The Triticum urartu cultivar G1812 unplaced genomic scaffold, Tu2.1 TuUngrouped_contig_4818, whole genome shotgun sequence DNA window CGTTAGCATTGCTCTTGTCCTCCGCGAACCTAAGGAGATTAAAGTCACCCCTCACCACAACCGGCAGAGATGCAGCCGACACCTTCTGGTTGAGCTCCTCGAGGAAGGAGGCGAATCGGCTGTGGTCGGCGGGGCCGTAGACAATAATGACCTCCCACTTGAAGTTAATGGAGCGCTCAAAAATCTCCATGCTAACAAAGAACTGGCCCCGGTCCATACTGCCCACCTCGAAGGTGGCATCCTTCACACCTAGCAGGATGCCACCGGAATGGCCTGCGGTCCCACTAGAAGGGAGCCAATGCCAGGCGAAAAGGCGGGAGCTAAGGCGGTCAAACTCCGGGAGGGAGAAATCCGTACACATGGTCTCCTGGATGGCCACAATATCAATGTGTTCGTCCCGAATGTACTCGATgagttggcggcggcggccgtcATGGCCGAAACCGCGGGGTGTATGTTAAACACTAGGGTGTATGATGTCTTTATCGGCGGCCTTAGGGGTGAAGTGCTAAAGCTTTACTTTTTAGCATGTGTGATGTCTTTATCGCACACAGTTCGACGCTAGGGTGTATGTTAGATGTGTTTTAATAACACCATTCTGCATTAGTGCATTAGTGACGTCTCCTTCTTTTCGATGAATATAGCAGCTCTCATGTTATCATGCATTGAGGAaccttttctctttcttttttttaaaACGCTAGTGAGGAACTTTTTTGGTTATCTAGAAACCGGCTTTAGGGGTGAAGTGCTCCGGAGTACAGGACTACGATAGTTTGATTAGGGGGTCAAGTAAGCTGAAAAGAATTTAGAGAGTTTAGTACACAAAGCCAACAACTCCTGACTGAGGAGAGTAAAGTGAGAGTACGGGCATGCTGATTCATGCGCACGCACCTTGGCAACACTATGTCGTTCTCCGGTACCTTTCAATCCAGCTGGTTTTCTTCCGTGGCATGGAGCCACATCTTCGCTTCTACTAACTGTAAGCGTACACGTTTTCCCTAAACATGTCACTCCATACCAATACAGATATATACTGCTTGTATTATACTGTATCTAGCAGGTGAGTTTTTGTCGGTTGTATTTGCTCCATCAGAACTCGGAAAATTGTTCTTGCCGCGGTGCGGTGCGGTACGACCAGACGGAATAAAAGTGCACCACCGTACGTGCGGCGGCTTCCAGTTGCAGTATTTGACCATGCCACCCAACTGGCAGCCGATGGTTACGAGCAATAGCGACTAGCTAGCGCCTAGCAGTCCCTATATAACCCCCCGCCGGGCAAGCATCTGAACGACACGAAAAAGCTGTCTAGGTGCACGTAGGGTTGGCTTACACGATGGCCGCGGCAGTCACTCGCCGAGCCAACGCCCTCCGCGTCGAGGCCCCGGACGGCAACGCCGAGAGCGGGCGCGCCAGCCTAGCAGCAGACTCCCCCGCCGCCAAGCGGGCTGCCGACGCCAAGGACGACGTGTGGGTGGCCGCGGACGAGGGAGACACGTCGGGAGCCATCGCCGGCGACGGCAACCGACCGCCGCTGTTCCGGACCTTCAAGGTCAAGGGAAGCATCCTGCATCCTTACAGGTCCGTCCGCGCTGCGCGCCATTCTAGCCTgcctgcatgcatgcatgctgtTCTCGTACGTACGTACCGCTACGCTTCTGAAATCTGAATACGGCTGTCGTTCTGTACCAGGTTCATGATCCTCGTCCGCTTGGTCGCCATCGTCGCTTTCTTCGCGTGGCGCGTGAAGCACAAGAACCATGACGGCGTGTGGCTGTGGGCCACGTCCATGGTCGCCGACGTCTGGTTCGGCTTCTCGTGGCTCCTCAACCAGCTGCCCAAGCTCAACCCCGTCAAGCGCGTCCCCGACCTGGCCGCCCTCGCGGACCACTCCGGCGACGCCAACCTGCCGGGCATCGACATCTTCGTCACCACCGTCGACCCCGTCGACGAACCCCTCTTGTACACCGTCAACACCATCCTCTCCATCCTCGCCACCGACTACCCCGTCGACAAGTACGCCTGCTACCTCTCGGACGACGGCGGCACGCTGGTGCACTACGAGGCGATGATCGAAGTTGCCAATTTCGCTGTGCTGTGGGTTCCTTTTTGTCGGAAGTACTGTGTAGAGCCAAGATCCCCCGAGAACTATTTTGGGATGAAAACGCAGCAGTACGCCGGGAGTATGGCCGGAGAGTTCATGAGGGATCATAGGCGTGTGCGCAGAGAGTATGATGAGTTCAAGGTGAGGGTAGACTCCCTTTCCACCACCATCCGCCAACGATCTGATGCGTATAACTCGAGCAAAAAGGGAGATGGTGTACGTGCAACCTGGATGGCTGATGGGACACAATGGCCTGGTACATGGATCGAGCAGGTTGACAACCACCGGAGAGGACAACATGCTGGAATTGTTCAGGTAAGAGTTGTGAGTTGCACCTTTCGATTAGTCAATTCCTCTTAATTTATGAGTCTAGTGAGAGATCTCTGTCTTAAAGCTCAGTCGACGAAATTTGTTCGTTGGATAGTGATTTGGCGGCTTAAAAGGAAAAGGAAAGGAGACCAATTTCTCAAATTTATTGGATTAACGTGTTTTTCTCACAGGTGATACTAGGCCATCCAAGTTGTAAACCACAACTGGGATCGCCGGCGAGCGCCGACAATCCACTCGACTTCAGCAACGTTGACACGAGGCTCCCCATGCTCGTATACATGTCCCGGGAGAAGCGACCCGGTTATAACCACCAAAAGAAGGCAGGCGCCATGAACGTGATGCTCCGTGTCTCGGCGTTGCTCTCCAACGCGCCCTTCGTCGTCAACTTTGACGGCGACCACTACATCAACAACTCGCAAGCTCTCCGCGCCCCTATGTGCTTCATGCTCGACCCTCGCGACGGTCAGAACACGGCCTTTGTCCAGTTTCCTCAGCGCTTCGACGACGTCGACCCGACGGACCGCTACGCCAATCACAACCGTGTCTTCTTCGACGGCACCATGCTCTCCCTCAACGGCCTCCAAGGGCCTTCCTACCTTGGCACCGGCACCATGTTCCGCCGTGTCGCGCTCTATGGCATGGAGCCAGCACGTTACAGAGCGGAGAACATCAAGCTTGCAGGTAAGGTCAATGAGTTCGGTAGCTCGACGTCGTTCATAAACTCGATGCCGGATGGGGCAATCCAGGAGCGGTCTATCACGCCGGTGTTGGTCGACGAGGCACTCAGCAATGACCTGGCTACCCTGATGACGTGCGCCTACGAGGATGGAAGTTCATGGGGGAGAGACGTCGGGTGGGTGTACAACATCGCGACGGAGGACGTGGTGACCGGATTCCGCATGCACCGGCAAGGGTGGCGCTCCATGTATTGCTCCATGGAGCCGGCCGCCTTCCGCGGAACGGCTCCGATTAACCTCACCGAGCGCCTCTACCAGGTGCTCCGGTGGTCGGGCGGCTCCCTCGAGATGTTCTTCTCCCACAGCAATGCTCTCATGGCCGGTCGCCGGCTCCACCCTCTCCAGCGCATCGCCTACCTCAACATGTCGACCTACCCGATCGTCACGGTGTTCATCCTGGCCTACAACCTCTTCCCCGTCCTCTGGCTCTTCTCAGAGCAGTTCTACATCCAGAGGCCGTTCGGCACGTACATCATGTACCTCGTCGCCGTCATATCCATCATTCACGTGATCGGCATGTTCGAGGTGAAATGGGCGGGGATCACGCTGCTCGACTGGTGCCGCAACGAGCAGTTCTACATGATCGGGGCCACGGGCGTGTACCCGACGGCGGTGCTTTACATGGCGCTCAAGCTCGTCACCGGGAAGGGGATATACTTCAGGCTCACGTCCAAGCAGACGGACGCCTGCTCCAATGACAAGTTCGCCGACCTGTACACCGTGCGGTGGGTGCCGCTGCTGCTCCCGACCATCGTGGTGCTCGTCGTGAACGTCGCGGCCGTCGGGGCAGCGATAGGCAAGGCGGCGGCATGGGGGTTCTTCACGGACCAGGCGCGGCACGTGCTGCTCGGGATGCTGTTCAACGTGTGGATCATCGTGCTCCTCTACCCGTTTGCGCTCGGGATCATGGGGAAATGGGGGAAGAGGCCCGTCATCCTGTTCGTCATGTTGGTCATGGCCATTGGCGCCGTCGCGCTCGTGTATGTCACCTTCCATGCTCCGTACCCAGCTGATTTTTCAGAAGCTGCAGCTTCTCTTGGTGAAGCATCGGTGACCGGACCATCTGGGTAGACACGTACGGCTCATTCTTTTTACAAGTACAGTCACAGTCACTACTGCAATAATTTGAGTGTGTGTATTCGTGTCTATATAGCATGAGAACTGGTCATTGTGTGCCACTCCTCTACTTATAGAGATGTACCTAtcttttcttcaaaaaaattgaAGTGCAGCTTGTGCTCTCTTCGTGTAAGAACAACTCTAGCAAACTTGAGACCATCAGTATAATTGTCGGAATTAAGGTGAACGATGACATTGGTCACTACTTCCAGACGCATAAGGGGTTGAGACAAGGGGATTCCATGTCACCTCTTCTGTTCAATATTGTAGCAGATATGTTGGCTGTAATTATTGGCAGGGCCAAGCAGAATGGTCATGTAGAGGGTCTAGTTCCTCATCTAGTTGATGGAGGGGTGCCCATTCTACAATATGCCGATGACACTATTCTGTTCATGAAACATGACATGGCTAAGGCACGTAACATGAAACTTATCTTGTGTCTATTCGAACAATTGTCTGGCTTAAACATCAATTTTCATAAGAGCGAGGTGTTCTGTTTTGGGAAGGCCAAAGACAAAGAACATACATATAGACAATTGTTTGGATGCGAATTAGGTGCCTTACCTTTCAGTTACTTGGGCATTCCGATtcatcaccgtaagctatccaaTAAAGAATGGAAATGTATTGAAGAACGAATTGAAAAAACACTCAGCTGCTGGAAGGGCAAGCTGATGTCTTATGGAGGTCGGCTAGTTTTGATTAACTCAGTATGGACTAGCATGCCAATATTTTTACTTTCGTTCTTCAAAATTCCAAAAGGGGGCCGAAAGCGACTTGATTTCTTTAGATCTCGTTTCTTTTGGCAGTCTGATGAGGCCAAGAGGAAATACCGTCTCGCGCAATGGGATATCCTTTGTCGACCTAAAGACCAAGGGGGGCTCGGTGTTGAGAACTTGGAAATTAAGAATAAATGTCTTATGAGCAAATGGTTGTATAGGTTAGAGACAGAGCCGGATGGCATGTGGTCTCAAATCCCGCACAATAAGTATTTGCATTTGAAAACGCTAGCCCAGGTTACCATCAGACCGACTGATTCGCCGTTCTGGAAGGGACTTATGAGAATGAAGGATATGTTCTTTCGTAGGGTCAAATTCTTGGTTGGCAACGGGATGTCAACAAGATTTTGGGAGGATACGTGGTTAGGAGAGACGCCTCTGGCCTTACAATATCCCACCCTCTACAATATTGTGCAACGTAAGGAGGATTACGTAGGTATCGTCCTTCAAACTATTCCCTTGAACGTCCAGTTCAGGCGTACGTTAGTGGGTGAGAGATGGACAGCCTGGATGCACTTGGTTCGGAGATTGATTGAAGTTTGACTCTCCGACATGCCAGACTCAACACAATGGAGGTTAATTAAAAATGAGATATTTACGGTGAAATCTTTTTATACGGATCTGATCAATTCTGCCCCTCTCTCAAGGTCACTACATATATGGAAGGTTAAGGTTCCTTTGCGGATTAAATtttttatgtggtttgtccacaaGCAAGTAATACTCACAAAGGACAACTTACTTAAGAGGCGATGGGTAAGCAATTCgcggtgttgtttttgtgctcAAGATGAGACAATACAACATTTATTCCTTGAATGCCCACTTGCCAAGCTACTTTGGAGAACCGTTCATATAGCTTTTAATATCAACCCTCCAGTAGATATTGTGTCTTTAATGACAAAATCTCTTCTCCTATGCAGGTTATTTACTGTTGTACGCACTGACTTCGTATGTGGTCTACTCTGCACCGAACGGAGTACCAATCGCTGTTCAAGGCGGTGTGTATGCGGTTGGAGCGGGTGGCCAGGGAGGTTTTTACCCAACATGGGTGGCAGCATAATTTCCGAATCGATCCACCTTCTCCGTCGACATAGGCATAGTTTTGGCCCCATATGGCTTTACTGTTGCCACTTTGTcgtttttatattttttttgtcAGACTGTTTGTTTCatggctgtgtgcatcttagCTATGCAGAGGCCGAGTGTCGCTCTTTATGTTTTGTATCCTCTCGATGCTACATTTTGAGTTAATAAAAGCGCCCTTTATCGAAAAAAGTAGATATTGTGTCTTTGTTTGGGACGTGGTTAGCTGGGGTTGAACAGATCACGGCAGCTCGTATTCGGATTGGAATATGTGTGTTATTATGGGCTATATGAAACCGTAGAAATGATATGATTTTTAACAGACAACACAAATTAACTTTTTTGCGGGTTATCTTCAGAGCTACAGCTTGGATCCGTAcgtggtccttactcactcctATGGATTCCAGAGAGCCTTTGGTTACTGGGTGCAACCAATGGGAGATGGTGACTCGGGTTATATTCAACCGGTTCGGATGGCGTTCGCATAACAGGATAGGAGTCTAGAGATCTTATCCTTATTATTGCCGTATCGGTTGTTTTTGTCCGCTTGTAATTTTCCAGTTTATGTACTTTGTTTTGCTCCGTTTGTGAGCTGTAAGACCTTTACGATGATGCTTTCTGGATTTTTAATAAAAGGGCCGCATGCATCAtcatgatgcagaggccgggggtataCCTCCATTTCTAAAAAGAAATCAGTATAATTGTATGTATTTTTTTTCATGGCTGGAATGTTAGAACTAATCCGAGGCGTGTAATCAATCTACCGAGGACCAATCAATCACACGAGGCACAACATAACATTTGTTAATGAGATTCACCAACATGGCTACATCTCTGTGTCTGACTATGGACACTCCTCCCCATGGTACTGCTACAATGCCAAACACCAGCCCCAGACGTCGGCACAAGCCGTCGGCTTCCCCCTGCGTACATGTGCTATTATGTTGTAATAGGTTACATAGATATTCTTCACCTTGGCAGATATTCTCTACCCCTTAGAATTTATTCATGCGTCGAACCTCCATGTATATTAGACTTGAGATTATACGACGAGCACCGCTACTACTCCCAGGCTCCACATGATTCCACCTACAATTGTAGTcccttctcttcttcataatcaatactcgagcaaaattaagtcACTTCTTTACTCTAGTTTGCGCTACCAACTTCCAGAGTATTCGTTCAATGTCATCACATATTGATCACTGcctgcgtgaaagtgaacaactcaaATATTAGACACCATATATAAGAGTTGCCCCAACTCATTATCCTAACTCTTTCCTCATTGATGTATGAAATTTAAAATAATTTCACCATCGCCCAGCTATCACCTTAGTCAAATTCACAGGTGTCTCACTTTTTTTTCCGAATAGTTTCTTACATGTCCCACACCTATAGCACTCCGCCTTCTTATGTACTTGTCATCTGCACTTTGCCATGTGCACTGAACACCACAGAATAAACGGCCATGTACTCTCTCAGCTTTTGACAAATTCATACTTTCCATCACTTTTCTCAGATTATGCATGGTTAACCCTCATCTATCTCCCGGTATCAATAGATCCTATCACCAACTTGAACCTGATACTGCCA harbors:
- the LOC125528360 gene encoding mixed-linked glucan synthase 2-like, producing the protein MAAAVTRRANALRVEAPDGNAESGRASLAADSPAAKRAADAKDDVWVAADEGDTSGAIAGDGNRPPLFRTFKVKGSILHPYRFMILVRLVAIVAFFAWRVKHKNHDGVWLWATSMVADVWFGFSWLLNQLPKLNPVKRVPDLAALADHSGDANLPGIDIFVTTVDPVDEPLLYTVNTILSILATDYPVDKYACYLSDDGGTLVHYEAMIEVANFAVLWVPFCRKYCVEPRSPENYFGMKTQQYAGSMAGEFMRDHRRVRREYDEFKVRVDSLSTTIRQRSDAYNSSKKGDGVRATWMADGTQWPGTWIEQVDNHRRGQHAGIVQVILGHPSCKPQLGSPASADNPLDFSNVDTRLPMLVYMSREKRPGYNHQKKAGAMNVMLRVSALLSNAPFVVNFDGDHYINNSQALRAPMCFMLDPRDGQNTAFVQFPQRFDDVDPTDRYANHNRVFFDGTMLSLNGLQGPSYLGTGTMFRRVALYGMEPARYRAENIKLAGKVNEFGSSTSFINSMPDGAIQERSITPVLVDEALSNDLATLMTCAYEDGSSWGRDVGWVYNIATEDVVTGFRMHRQGWRSMYCSMEPAAFRGTAPINLTERLYQVLRWSGGSLEMFFSHSNALMAGRRLHPLQRIAYLNMSTYPIVTVFILAYNLFPVLWLFSEQFYIQRPFGTYIMYLVAVISIIHVIGMFEVKWAGITLLDWCRNEQFYMIGATGVYPTAVLYMALKLVTGKGIYFRLTSKQTDACSNDKFADLYTVRWVPLLLPTIVVLVVNVAAVGAAIGKAAAWGFFTDQARHVLLGMLFNVWIIVLLYPFALGIMGKWGKRPVILFVMLVMAIGAVALVYVTFHAPYPADFSEAAASLGEASVTGPSG